In Bombus huntii isolate Logan2020A chromosome 9, iyBomHunt1.1, whole genome shotgun sequence, a single window of DNA contains:
- the LOC126869613 gene encoding small glutamine-rich tetratricopeptide repeat-containing protein alpha-like, translating to MAVKGLVAAIVQFLTQQLEEGDITADSRESLEVAIQCLESAYNVQASDTPTNFNLYEIYKSSIENAKPNLAPEATPEAKLEAERLKNEGNTLMKAEKHHEALTNYTKAIQLDGRNAVYYCNRAAAYSKIGNYQQAIKDCHTALSIDPSYSKAYGRLGLAYSSLQRHKEAKESYQKALEMEPDNESYKNNLQVAEEKLTQPSMSNMSLSGGTLPGMDLSSLLSNPALMNMARQMLSNPTLQNMVSNFMSGQVEQGGHMDALIEAGQHFAQQLQNANPELIESLRRQMGGNPNDPDPPQQN from the exons ATGGCTGTCAAAGGGCTGGTAGCAGCAATTGTTCAATTCTTAACCCAGCAATTAGAAGAAGGTGATATTACAGCAGATTCTCGAGAGAGCCTTGAAGTAGCAATACAGTGTTTAGAAAGTGCTTATAATGTACAAGCATCTGATACTCCAACAAATTTTaacttatatgaaatatacaaGTCTTCCATCGAAAATGCAAAGCCCAATTTAGCTCCAGAAGCTACTCCAGAAGCAAAACTCGAAGctgaaagattaaaaaatgaaggaAATACTCTTATGAAAGCTGAAAAACATCACGAAGCTCTTACTAATTAtacaaa aGCAATTCAATTAGATGGTCGTAATGCAGTATATTATTGTAACCGTGCTGCAGCATATAGTAAAATTGGCAATTATCAACAAGCAATTAAAGATTGCCATACTGCATTATCCATTGATCCTTCGTATAGTAAAGCATATGGACGATTAGGTTTAGCATATTCTAGTCTCCAAAGACATAAAGAAGCTAAGGAAAGTTATCAAAAAGCTTTGGAGATGGAACCTGACAatgaaagttataaaaataatttacaagtagcagaagaaaaattaactCAGCCAAGCATGAGCAATATGTCATTAAGTGGAGGTACATTGCCAGGCATGGATCTCAGTTCACTCCTAAGTAACCCTGCTCTTATGAACATGGCCCGTCAAATGTTATCTAATCCAACACTTCAAAACATGGTGAGCAATTTTATGAGCGGTCAAGTAGAACAAGGAGGACATATGGATGCTCTTATAGAAGC TGGTCAACATTTTGCTCAACAATTACAAAATGCGAATCCTGAATTAATTGAATCCTTAAGAAGGCAAATGGGAGGAAATCCAAATGATCCAGATCCACCACaacaaaattaa
- the LOC126869556 gene encoding uncharacterized protein LOC126869556 — MGSLKILLLFGYISFITVHISLTDHFDEKLKQTKVEIAKLYFREEPPVHKQVYDVKWDQLWLKEMYKNPPFIANIYDKILLIEANRFIEFSLNSPSSNHTLSRGIISTLNNGPIKFVRSIVWRSVLYLLICYETGSCNIYTKMDNLQFKYRQTIQHKGCPTDANFFVRSNRLYLVVADNIGQFSVPSLIYHWRETYMDIIKEVMTIAAISVTTFKYKQSTIIIFAQNNRDASGIGSLVYEFKETSLDTIQFLETSNPISVHHYKHADFNFILLINEYTPSNLLWWDGHELLSWQQLPEIRTLSLVSIVSINDDTFFFVAYDNILQLYKFENASDYILIHTMKLPNGILIDIRTRIDNSTIIMVLVVINSDKTYSVESWKLRIEEIPSEHSIKESDTLSKNLAELVEILLQRKPFVEEAESLWPLLQPVHENLTISESFVLPNLILDAGTVNNIDIFVNEDIVAPRVMERRLENLTHEIDDVLSSNEYLMMNNTNSIIADILVDGNAFIEQLQIDRMIVDFVNDVDMHLNNNSDKIQEFSKKRNITVNDLKVDSICGIPYQYWALTNDTSKMNINIEKDEIEFSNNIIYLNSSISLTNLNVKMLNGININDLFNELFIINRNQRIEGNVTFNNTLQIYNFTIQMLNGKPWDNYMNTKTNQTFGNFTMRKLQVENLYTDLINGVPVSEAARVSTVNVIKGETKIAKLHVTEKLIVDSSINPPIGPSHQIYSNVTIHGNLNIGTLDLDKYTKIFLNNEEIDLTNIFGTFWTKSTNQIIENDVIFENNLTIDRLNAKYINGFSEDEFLYTTTSVISERFKRLHFENVHVDDMFFTEGEGDNLFEIAPESVTIRERLHLKHLRGNQLLTGVFNGLPVTDILNGKQPYIFPDDMNFLTIKTKQINIDELNFPFFLQNARNVNKGQRTKFMKTPEFHVENLYVEKINNVEMKKLLLLRDMKIADIKDLVINGNLTVKDDLKVAQIGDQPSMNYLRNIRKKNVFNNKNTIIFQELTVRNITLKFLHGHDVNDIFESFLSKSREQNISGKFTFYKVTTDNIKTSFINNRNISKLTWIDKPLFLIKDIKFDDLFVEGDAVTKTLNNLDVNELYESMLNIPVSRIVDLKVNGNISWDFPSTSSASLTSLFKNAVTTTTNQTIHGSTIFQGDISASTIAGQCKEIDEIRDIIVDAVIDDKDIEIIGQKIFKDDLDIDTISVVDDIDIPMINNINIFEFNNSVARKSKKEVIAGTITFLDDVAIDQILVDDDLHNVPLNGVALVTDKLPTYTSLKDLVILEDIYLKNLDEVNFDEFLKNRVTIDGEHEILTNVQFDDTVEITGNTNLSRINGIYPSDLVLNKRKETQVVSGSKIFEENVIISGNIYTSFINEVNVSLEYSNGIQNDEDVEIIGDLIFESKVKVPENVFVSNLMNGINLNTIFYDLQQETRRTLHMFTQNESEIEKNIVRSTSISENLGNVFFYLEQADEKLKIQAPNIKKIDVVYYEQITKLNMFGEEPGSLCGLSDNCSCPTEYMAELTENDCYMQRINNNKIIRNYHEFHSTFGINVVSNTISYSRECTSNNTKNEFIMISWIKSGLIGTEKTLANVKETPLKIRGYIKDAKVFTTHDNAAFVVLAVYYDTLLATHHTNSVIYKIDFENNNLSLYQNISTDGAWAIDIFKANHRDIYLLLGCFGNSEKSYLYKLDTITSKFIIIRSFEGKTHNVKSLIQEQDCFVLVDDFETNAINIFYYDPEFDNFYDYQSLFHDSRIHGVECFYTDDFGKSDSFIIVTTENDQFYIYEYMYAQKFQLKIHHRIDDLQTMVPFYHLENYYIFKGTSTNSTTLKIIKQGP; from the exons ATGGgatctttaaaaattttg CTTCTCTTCGGTTACATCAGTTTCATTACTGTGCACATTTCGTTAACCGATCATTTCGACGAAAAGTTAAAGCAGACAAAAGTTGAGATAGCCAAACTCTATTTTCGAGAAGAACCACCAG TTCATAAACAAGTCTACGATGTAAAATGGGATCAATTATGGTTAAAGGAGATGTACAAAAATCCACCTTTCATAGCGAATATATACGACAAGATACTTTTAATAGAAGCAAATCGTTTCATAGAATTTTCACTTAATTCTCCTTCTTCTAATCATACCTTATCGCGAGGAATAATCTCAACTCTCAATAATGGTCCCATTAAATTTGTCAGG AGTATCGTTTGGAGAAGTGTACTTTATCTACTAATTTGTTACGAAACTGGCTCGTGTAATATCTATACAAAAATGGATAATTTGCAATTCAAATATCGGCAGACCATTCAACATAAAGGATGTCCTACGGATGCCAATTTCTTCGTTCGTTCCAATCGACTTTATCTGGTAGTAGCCGATAATATTGGTCAATTTTCTGTACCTTCTTT AATATATCATTGGAGAGAAACGTATATGGatataataaaagaagtgaTGACCATCGCCGCGATATCGGTCACTACGTTCAAATATAAGCAATCGACGATTATAATATTCGCACAGAATAATAGAGATGCATCGGGAATCGGTTCCCTGGTGTACGAGTTTAAGGAAACCAGCCTGGATACCATACAATTTTTGGAAACTTCCAATCCGATTTCTGTTCATCATTACAAACATGCGGactttaatttcattttgctAATAAACGAATATACACCGAGCAACTTGCTTTGGTGGGATG GACATGAACTATTAAGCTGGCAACAGTTGCCAGAAATAAGGACACTCAGTTTAGTCAGCATAGTGAGCATCAATGATGATACCTTTTTCTTTGTAGCATATGAT AACATCTTGCAACTGTACAAGTTTGAAAATGCATCGGATTATATCTTAATACACACTATGAAGCTACCCAATGGAATTCTGATTGATATACGAACTCGAATCGACAATTCCACGATAATTATGGTGCTGGTTGTTATTAACTCGGATAAAACTTATAGCGTAGAATCGTGGAAGTTGCGCATTGAAGAAATTCCTTCTG AACATTCGATTAAGGAAAGTGATACTTTATCGAAAAATTTGGCGGAACTGGTTGAAATATTGCTACAAAGAAAACCTTTCGTGGAAGAAGCTGAGTCTTTATGGCCCCTCTTGCAACCAGTACACGAGAACTTAACGATATCGGAATCTTTCGTTTTGCcaaatttaatattagatGCAGGAACTGTAAATAACATCGACATCTTCGTAAACGAAGACATCGTTGCGCCTCGCGTGATGGAACGGCGCTTAGAAAATTTAACCCACGAAATTGATGATGTTTTATCATCTAACGAATATTTAATGATGAACAATACGAATTCTATAATTGCAGATATTCTTGTCGATGGCAATGCATTCATTGAACAGTTGCAGATTGATAGAATGATTGTAGATTTCGTTAATGATGTTGATATGCATTTGAACAATAATTCGGATAAGATACAAGAATtttcgaagaaaagaaatatcaCTGTAAATGATCTTAAAGTAGATTCCATTTGTGGAATTCCATATCAGT ATTGGGCTTTAACCAATGATACATCGAAAATGAACATAAATATAGAGAAAgatgaaattgaattttcaaacaacatcatatatttaaattcaagTATATCTTTGACGAATTTAAACGTAAAAATGTTAAACGGCATAAATATCAATGATCTCTTcaatgaattatttatcattaacCGTAATCAGAGAATTGAAG gAAATGTTACCTTCAATAATACATTACAAATCTACAATTTTACGATACAAATGTTGAATGGAAAACCATGGGATAACTATATGAACACAAAAACTAATCAAACTTTTGGTAACTTTACCATGAGAAAGCTTCaagtagaaaatttatatactGATTTGATAAACGGTGTTCCGGTTTCGGAAGCAGCGCGAGTATCTACCGTCAACGTAATCAAAG GGGAGACGAAAATTGCGAAATTACACGTAACAGAGAAACTTATAGTTGATTCAAGCATTAACCCACCGATAGGTCCGTCACATCAAATTTACTCTAATGTCACTATTCATGGTAACTTGAACATTGGAACGCTAGATCTAGACAAGTACACAAAAATCTTTCTAAATAATGAAGAAATAGATCTGACTAATATCTTTGGTACCTTTTGGACGAAATCGACTAATCAAATAATCGAAAACGATGtcatttttgaaaataatttaactatAGATCGTTTGAATGCAAAATACATAAATGGATTTTCTGAAGATGAATTTTTGTACACTACTACAAGTGTTATTTCAGAACGTTTTAAAAGGCTACATTTTGAAAATGTTCACGTAGACGATATGTTTTTCACCGAAGGAGAGGGCGATAATCTTTTTGAAATCGCTCCAGAATCAGTCACCATTCGAGAAAGATTGCATCTAAAGCATCTACGTGGAAACCAATTATTGACTGGCGTCTTTAATGGCCTCCCAGTAACTGACATTTTAAACGGAAAGCAACCATATATTTTTCCAGACGATATGAATTTCTTGACAATTAAGACTAAACAAATAAACATAGACGAGCTTAATTTCCCTTTCTTCTTACAGAATGCGAGAAATGTTAACAAAGGTCAGAGAACGAAGTTCATGAAGACTCCAGAATTTCACGTAGAAAATCTTTATGTTGAAAAGATTAACAATGTTGAAATGAAGAAACTTTTATTGTTAAGAGATATGAAAATAGCTGACATAAAAGATTTGGTAATAAATGGTAATCTAACGGTTAAAGATGATTTAAAAGTAGCTCAAATTGGTGATCAGCCATCGATGAACTATTTAAGGAATATCCGCAAAAAAAATgtgtttaataataaaaatacgataatATTCCAAGAATTAACTGTACGGAATATTACGTTGAAATTTCTGCATGGTCATGACGTGAAcgatattttcgaaagtttccTTTCAAAGTCAAGGGAACAAAATATATCTGGGAAGTTCACTTTTTACAAAGTTACAACTGATAACATTAAAACTAGCTTCATCAACAATCGGAACATCTCTAAGTTGACATGGATCGACAAGCCTCTATTTCTAATAAAGGATATTAAATTTGATGATTTATTTGTAGAAGGGGATGCTGTAACAAAAACTTTAAACAATCTCGATGTTAACGAG TTGTACGAGAGCATGCTTAACATACCAGTATCAAGAATCGTTGATTTAAAAGTAAACGGGAATATTTCTTGGGATTTTCCCTCAACAAGTTCTGCTTCTTTGACATCGTTATTCAAAAACGCAGTAACTACAACTACTAATCAAACTATTCACGGCAGCACCATTTTTCAGGGAGATATATCAGCATCAACAATTGCGGGGCAATGTAAAgaaatcgacgaaatacgtGATATCATTGTAGATGCTGTGATAGACGATAAAGACATCGAAATAATTGGCCAAAAGATTTTTAAAGATGATCTGGATATCGATACTATTTCAGTGGTCGATGATATTGATATTCCTATgattaataatatcaatattttcgaatttaataattctgtAGCgaggaaaagtaaaaaagaagtAATAGCTGGAACTATAACATTCCTCGATGATGTAGCGATCGATCAAATCCTTGTTGATGATGATCTTCATAATGTTCCTTTGAATGGGGTAGCTCTGGTGACTGATAAATTACCTACGTATACATCTTTAAAAGATCTTGTTATATTGGAggatatatatttaaagaatctAGATGAAGTaaattttgatgaatttttaaaaaatcgtgTAACCATCGACGGAGAACACGAAATACTTACTAACGTACAATTTGAtgacactgttgaaataacag GGAACACGAATCTCTCGCGAATTAATGGCATCTATCCCTCCGATTTGGTTCTgaataaaagaaaggaaacacAAGTGGTATCTGGTTCGAAAATCTTTGAAGAAAACGTGATAATAAGTGGCAATATTTACACATCGTTCATCAATGAAGTAAACGTATCGTTAGAATATTCTAATGGTATACAAAACGACGAAGACGTGGAAATCATTGGAGACTTG ATTTTTGAGTCGAAAGTGAAGGTTCCAGAAAACGTGTTTGTTTCGAACTTAATGAAtggaataaatttaaatactaTTTTCTACGATTTACAACAAGAGACACGTCGAACCCTCCACATGTTCACGCAGAATGAATCTGAGATAGAGAAGAACATTGTTCGATCTACTTCGATTTCTGAAAATCTCGGCAATGTTTTCTTCTATTTGGAGCAAGCAGATGAAAAGTTGAAAATTCAGGCGCCCAACATCAAGAAGATTGATGTTGTTTATTACGAACAGATCACAAAGCTGAACATGTTTGGAGAAGAACCAGGATCTCTTTGCGGACTTTCAGATAACTGTTCTTGCCCCACTGAATATATGGCTGAGCTCACCGAAAACGATTGTTACAtgcaaagaataaataataataaaataatacgaaattatCACGAATTTCACAGTACATTTGGTATAAATGTAGTATCAAACACAATATCATATAGCCGTGAATGTACTTCAAACAATACCAAAAACGAATTCATTATGATTTCTTGGATTAAATCTGGACTGATCGGTACAGAAAAAACGTTAGCTAATGTAAAGGAAACGCCTCTAAAAATTCGAGGTTACATAAAGGACGCAAAGGTCTTCACAACACATGATA ATGCAGCTTTCGTAGTATTGGCAGTGTATTATGATACACTACTCGCAACACATCACACAAATTCTGTAATTTACAAGATTGATTTTGAGAACAATAATTTATCGTTGTACCAGAATATATCCACTGATGGAGCTTGGGCTATCGACATTTTCAAAGCAAATCATCGGGACATATATCTGCTGCTCGGTTGCTTCGGAAATTCTGAAAAGTCGTATCTGTATAAGCTGGACACTATTACCTCCAAA tttattaTAATAAGAAGCTTTGAAGGTAAAACGCACAATGTGAAAAGTCTCATCCAAGAACAGGATTGTTTCGTTTTGGTAGACGATTTTGAAACGAATGcgataaatatcttttattatgatccagaatttgataatttttatGACTATCAAAGTCTATTTCATGATTCGCGAATCCATGGAGTAGAATGTTTCTATACAGATG ATTTTGGGAAGAGCGACTCCTTTATCATCGTTACGACGGAGAACGATCAGTTTTACATTTACGAATATATGTATGCTCAG AAGTTTCAATTGAAAATACATCACCGTATAGATGATTTACAAACGATGGTGCCATTCTATCATTTAGAaaattactatatttttaagGGTACAAGCACGAATAGCACGACATTGAAAATCATTAAGCAGGGACcctaa
- the LOC126869611 gene encoding guanine nucleotide-binding protein G(i) subunit alpha, with translation MGCAVSTTGEKEAAERSKKIDKDLRADGERAASEVKLLLLGAGESGKSTIVKQMKIIHETGYSKEECEQYKPVVCSNTVQSLMTIIRAMGQLRIDFADPNKADIARQFFTLASAAEEGELTGELALLMKRLWQDAGVQLCFTRSREYQLNDSAAYYLNALDRIAQPNYIPTQQDVLRTRVKTTGIVETHFSFKGLHFKMFDVGGQRSERKKWIHCFEGVTAIIFCVALSGYDLVLAEDEEMNRMIESMKLFDSICNSKWFVETSIILFLNKKDLFEEKITRSPLTICFPEYKGANTYEECASYIQMKFENLNKRKDQKQIYTHFTCATDTSNIQFVFDAVTDVIIKNNLSNCGLLS, from the exons ATGGGTTGTGCGGTGAGCACCACCGGCGAGAAAGAAGCTGCGGAAAGGTCTAAGAAGATCGACAAGGATCTCAGAGCCGATGGGGAACGGGCCGCCAGTGAGGTCAAGCTCCTCTTGCTCG GAGCTGGAGAATCTGGAAAATCTACTATagtaaaacaaatgaaaattatcCATGAAACTGGCTATAGTAAAGAAGAATGTGAACAATATAAACCTGTAGTTTGTAGTAATACAGTTCAAAGTCTTATGACAATAATTAGAGCCATGGGTCAACTTAGAATTGACTTTGCAGACCCTAATAAAGCG GATATAGCACGTCAATTCTTTACCCTAGCTTCTGCAGCAGAGGAGGGTGAGCTAACTGGGGAACTGGCACTATTAATGAAACGATTATGGCAGGACGCTGGAGTACAACTTTGTTTCACACGTAGTAGGGAATACCAGCTCAATGATTCTGCGGCATATTACCTTAATGCTTTAGATCGTATAGCACAACCTAATTATATTCCTACTCAGCAAGATGTTCTTAGAACACGTGTGAAAACAACAGGAATAGTAGAAACACACTTTTCTTTCAAAGGCTTACATTTTAA AATGTTTGATGTGGGTGGTCAAAGatcagaaagaaagaaatggatACACTGTTTTGAAGGAGTTACTGCAATCATATTTTGTGTTGCATTAAGTGGATACGACTTGGTTCTTGCAGAGGATGAAGAAATGAATAGAATGATAGAGTCGATGAAATTGTTTGATTCTATCTGTAATAGTAAGTGGTTTGTTGAAACATCGatcattttatttctaaacAAAAAAGATCTTTTTGAGGAAAAGATCACTAGGAGCCCATTGACTATTTGTTTCCCAGAGTATAAGGGTGCTAATACATATGAAGAATGTGCTTCTTAcattcaaatgaaattcgaaaatttgaataaaagaaaagatcaGAAACAAATTTACACACATTTTACATGTGCTACCGACACATCTAATATACAATTTGTGTTTGATGCTGTAACCGATGTTATAATCAAAAACAATTTGAGTAATTGTGGTTTATTAAGTTAA